From a single Rutidosis leptorrhynchoides isolate AG116_Rl617_1_P2 chromosome 5, CSIRO_AGI_Rlap_v1, whole genome shotgun sequence genomic region:
- the LOC139849120 gene encoding uncharacterized protein — protein sequence MYDAQGRLDIDFDFTWNTVNPIGPNSSMFVSLISSVVRSPKFPKHYECWADVPRSSKELVWIDIRNFFKIEPWLESDKEHLVRAAVNKIAGDRWKHIKSEQQGYFKNIRSQYPNDIDFVRSHLPPDVEAELWNPFVDLMLNEEYQKRCEQNAKNRSKVQYHSLHGSKSIVKHLNENKIRHGPKIGPIKNYKLLHKPKDGTGWTKDFKPKQHYTRMKELLKEQPRRDETEVTKVGK from the exons ATGTACGATGCTCAAGGACGACTCGATATTGACTTTGATTTTACGTGGAATACCGTTAATCCGATAGGCCCCAATAGTTCAATGTTTGTTAGTTTGATATCTAGTGTTGTTAGGTCCCCGAAGTTCCCGAAACATTACGAGTGTTGGGCGGATGTGCCAAGGTCTTCAAAAGAATTAGTTTGGATTGATATCCGC AATTTCTTTAAAATTGAACCTTGGCTAGAATCGGATAAAGAACATCTAGTCCGAGCTGCTGTTAACAAGATAGCGGGGGATAGATGGAAACACATAAAAAGTGAACAACAAGGTTATTTCAAAAACATCCGAAGCCAATATCCTAATGATATTGATTTTGTTCGTTCCCACCTACCACCGGACGTTGAAGCCGAACTCTGGAATCCTTTTGTTGACTTGATGCTTAACGAAGAATACCAAAAGCGTTGTGAGCAAAATGCAAAAAACCGGTCTAAAGTCCAATACCACAGTTTGCATGGAAGCAAATCGATAGTTAAACATTTG AACGAGAATAAGATAAGGCACGGTCCGAAAATCGGTCCTATCAAAAATTACAAGCTCTTGCACAAACCCAAGGACGGAACCGGGTGGACTAAGGATTTCAAACCAAAACAACACTAC ACAAGAATGAAGGAATTGCTAAAAGAACAACCGAGAAGAGACGAGACCGAAGTTACCAAAGTCGGCAAGTAA